From Roseibium alexandrii DFL-11, the proteins below share one genomic window:
- a CDS encoding DMT family transporter, which translates to MSANSLSAPMSANLRGSLFMILAMALFAVEDMFLKAASVVLPVGEILILFGFGGAVVFGGLALKRGEALVPRDVFTPVMGVRFVFELTGRLFYVLALALTPLSSTTVILQATPIFVVLGAMIFFGERVGWRRWAAIIIGLIGVLIVLRPGADSFTPLSMLAFIGMLGFAGRDLASRAAPKSLSTALLGFYGFITLIIAGVCYSIWAGEGLVWPDRPSGTYVAFAVFSGVFAYSSLMLAMRTGDVSIVTPFRYSRLLFGVGLGVVFFGEHLDAQTLLGCAVIVFSGLFILSRGRAAHAG; encoded by the coding sequence GTGTCGGCAAACAGTCTTTCCGCACCCATGTCGGCCAATTTGCGCGGCAGTCTGTTCATGATCCTTGCAATGGCATTGTTTGCCGTTGAGGACATGTTCCTGAAAGCCGCATCGGTGGTTCTGCCGGTTGGTGAAATTCTGATACTGTTTGGATTCGGCGGTGCCGTTGTTTTTGGCGGTTTGGCCCTGAAACGCGGTGAGGCATTGGTCCCGCGCGATGTCTTCACACCGGTCATGGGGGTGCGATTCGTCTTTGAGCTGACCGGGCGCCTGTTTTACGTCCTGGCGCTGGCCCTGACCCCCCTGTCATCCACGACGGTGATCCTGCAGGCCACACCGATCTTTGTCGTACTTGGGGCCATGATCTTCTTTGGCGAGCGGGTTGGCTGGCGCCGTTGGGCCGCGATCATCATCGGTCTGATTGGTGTCCTGATCGTGTTACGGCCGGGCGCGGACAGTTTCACGCCGCTGTCGATGCTGGCGTTCATTGGAATGCTGGGGTTTGCAGGCCGGGATCTCGCTAGCCGAGCAGCGCCGAAGTCACTGAGCACAGCGCTTCTCGGGTTTTATGGCTTCATCACGTTGATCATCGCCGGTGTGTGCTATTCAATATGGGCCGGCGAGGGGCTTGTTTGGCCGGACAGGCCGAGCGGTACCTATGTGGCTTTTGCGGTTTTCTCAGGTGTTTTTGCCTACAGCAGTTTGATGCTGGCCATGCGCACCGGAGACGTTTCGATCGTCACGCCCTTCCGCTATTCCCGCCTCTTGTTCGGCGTCGGCCTCGGCGTGGTCTTTTTCGGTGAGCATCTGGATGCTCAGACCTTGCTTGGCTGTGCGGTGATCGTCTTTTCTGGGCTGTTTATTCTGTCACGGGGCAGAGCGGCGCATGCCGGCTGA